A single window of Shinella zoogloeoides DNA harbors:
- a CDS encoding class I SAM-dependent methyltransferase, whose protein sequence is MNMSSFYHEFEAHFRGTRQEIQKRLEVYIPFLEPLLNASDRPRIVDVGCGRGEWLELTSSIGMDAHGVDLDEGMLQDCWDRGLSADKADAIAYLASLPADSLAVVSGFHIAEHLPFEALQALIANALRVLQPGGLLILETPNAENIHVGSLTFHMDPTHVKPLPPGLLSFLPRFHGFQRAKVLRLQENKELAEADTTRLLDVFQGVSPDYAVVAQKSGEPAYLHQWDGLFDKEFGLTLDTLSHRFEQGFHDRISAQGEQIQDLQRQLDGLARQNSDYQYQLTDYQERLEAVYNSTSWRITQPLRAATLRLRDARQAGARELLTRLARRILRPVVLLVLSNKHARALGHRVVSRYPSLASRLKRLITPPLHASQASFAHSLSQTNLTPKARLIYAKLKKAVDSKHNG, encoded by the coding sequence ATGAATATGTCGTCCTTTTACCACGAGTTTGAAGCCCACTTCCGCGGCACCCGCCAGGAAATCCAGAAACGGCTGGAAGTCTATATCCCGTTCCTGGAACCGCTGCTGAACGCGTCTGACAGGCCGAGGATCGTCGATGTCGGGTGTGGCCGCGGCGAATGGCTGGAGCTGACGAGCTCGATCGGCATGGATGCTCATGGTGTCGACCTTGATGAGGGCATGCTGCAGGATTGCTGGGACCGGGGGCTTTCGGCCGATAAGGCAGATGCCATCGCCTATCTTGCCTCCCTGCCCGCCGATAGTCTGGCTGTCGTATCTGGCTTTCACATCGCCGAACACCTACCGTTCGAAGCCTTGCAGGCGCTGATCGCAAACGCGCTGCGCGTCCTGCAGCCAGGCGGCCTACTCATTCTTGAAACGCCCAATGCGGAAAATATCCATGTCGGGAGCCTGACCTTTCACATGGACCCAACCCATGTGAAACCGCTTCCCCCGGGTCTCTTGTCATTCCTCCCCCGCTTCCACGGCTTCCAGCGCGCCAAAGTCTTGCGCCTACAGGAAAACAAGGAGCTCGCTGAGGCCGATACGACTCGGCTGCTTGACGTCTTTCAAGGGGTAAGTCCCGATTATGCGGTCGTGGCCCAGAAAAGTGGCGAACCTGCTTATCTTCATCAGTGGGATGGCCTGTTCGACAAGGAGTTTGGCCTCACCCTGGATACCCTGTCGCACCGCTTCGAACAGGGCTTCCATGACCGCATCAGCGCGCAAGGGGAGCAGATACAGGACCTGCAGAGGCAGTTGGATGGCCTTGCCAGGCAAAATAGCGACTACCAGTATCAGCTCACTGATTATCAGGAGCGGCTTGAAGCCGTCTACAACAGCACATCCTGGCGGATAACGCAGCCCCTACGGGCCGCCACTTTGAGGCTGCGAGACGCGCGTCAGGCCGGCGCGCGAGAGCTCCTCACAAGGCTGGCAAGAAGGATCTTGCGCCCGGTCGTGCTCCTGGTCCTTTCCAACAAGCACGCAAGGGCGCTTGGACATCGGGTGGTGTCGCGATACCCCTCCCTTGCATCCCGACTAAAGCGGCTGATCACACCGCCGCTTCACGCGTCTCAGGCAAGCTTCGCCCATAGCCTCTCCCAAACAAACCTGACGCCCAAGGCGAGGCTCATTTACGCCAAACTCAAGAAGGCCGTGGACAGCAAGCACAATGGCTAA
- a CDS encoding ABC transporter ATP-binding protein, producing MSGIEVQAVSKSFRHFGSDWRRILSWIGITGSGGEKQILKDISFSISAGEAVGIVGQNGAGKSTLLKILANTMQPSSGNVVRHGRIAALLELGMGFNPDLTGRANVLNTAGLMGFSRAQIDEVMADIEAFAEIGDYFDQPLRIYSSGMQVRLAFAVATAFRPEILIIDEALSVGDAYFQHKSFNRIREFREAGTTLLLVSHDRAAIVSLCDRAILIDQGIVRKDGPPEDVLDLYNAIIAEKEGHAIRQEVGEDGRLRTTSGTGQATIEAVRLFDAAGNETEILKTGEKTMLQVDAHIHQDIPELVVGYMIKDRLGQPIFGTNTYHLGQVLKDLKAKDALSFRFSFDANFGEGNYSVAVSLHQSDTHIGHNYQWQDLACTFSVANTSHPRFVGVAHIPPTLEIVR from the coding sequence GTGAGCGGGATCGAAGTTCAGGCCGTTTCCAAGAGTTTTCGTCATTTCGGCTCCGACTGGCGCCGGATCCTTTCCTGGATTGGCATCACCGGCTCAGGCGGCGAAAAGCAGATCCTCAAGGATATCTCCTTTTCCATCTCAGCTGGAGAAGCGGTCGGGATCGTTGGCCAGAACGGAGCGGGCAAGAGCACGCTTTTGAAAATTCTTGCCAATACCATGCAGCCTTCAAGCGGCAATGTCGTCCGACACGGGCGCATCGCAGCCCTGCTCGAGCTTGGGATGGGCTTCAATCCAGACCTGACCGGCCGGGCCAATGTGTTGAACACGGCAGGCTTGATGGGTTTCTCAAGGGCCCAGATTGACGAGGTCATGGCCGATATCGAGGCCTTCGCCGAGATCGGGGATTATTTCGATCAGCCATTGCGGATCTATTCCAGCGGAATGCAAGTACGTCTTGCCTTTGCTGTGGCCACCGCCTTTCGCCCCGAAATTCTCATCATCGACGAGGCGCTTTCCGTCGGTGACGCCTATTTCCAGCACAAGAGCTTCAACCGCATCCGGGAATTTCGTGAGGCGGGAACCACCCTCCTCCTCGTATCGCATGATCGCGCTGCAATTGTTTCGCTTTGTGACCGGGCAATCCTGATCGACCAGGGGATCGTCCGTAAAGACGGTCCGCCCGAAGACGTTCTCGATCTCTACAATGCCATCATTGCAGAGAAAGAAGGTCATGCCATCCGGCAAGAGGTTGGAGAGGACGGCCGGCTGCGCACCACCTCCGGCACAGGCCAGGCGACCATTGAAGCTGTCCGGCTTTTTGATGCGGCCGGTAATGAGACCGAGATCCTGAAGACCGGCGAAAAGACTATGCTGCAAGTCGATGCCCACATCCACCAGGACATCCCCGAACTTGTGGTCGGCTATATGATCAAGGACCGCCTCGGCCAGCCAATTTTTGGAACCAATACCTACCATCTTGGCCAGGTCCTCAAGGACCTGAAGGCGAAAGATGCTCTATCCTTCCGCTTCAGCTTTGACGCCAATTTCGGTGAGGGAAATTACTCGGTCGCCGTCTCCTTGCACCAGAGCGACACCCATATTGGCCACAATTACCAATGGCAGGACCTGGCCTGTACCTTCTCAGTCGCCAATACCTCTCATCCAAGATTTGTCGGTGTAGCTCACATCCCGCCGACGCTGGAGATTGTGCGATGA
- a CDS encoding ABC transporter permease — MVGMLRSLWTYRHFVLTSIWNDFFARFVRSKLGATWLILHPLSQVMIYAFILSNLLASRIPDLPSTYGYAIYLMSGLLAWNLFAEVMDRCTKVFVNNANIIKKMNFPRITLPVIAIGSALLNNAILFTVMIVIFWLLGHEIGISFLAVLYLAPIIAMLGAGMGIILGVFNVFIRDVEQVVPIVLQVLFWFTPIVYPITVIPQQYVDYLQLSPMFKMVRYYHEAIVYHRFPPIESALWLGAGALILGILAIALFRRANADMVDVL, encoded by the coding sequence ATGGTCGGCATGTTACGGAGCCTATGGACCTACCGGCACTTTGTCCTGACATCGATCTGGAACGATTTCTTCGCCCGCTTCGTGCGCAGCAAGCTGGGAGCGACCTGGCTGATCCTCCATCCGCTTTCGCAGGTGATGATCTATGCCTTCATCTTGTCCAACCTGCTGGCAAGCCGTATTCCCGATCTGCCAAGCACCTACGGTTATGCGATCTACCTGATGTCCGGCCTGCTGGCCTGGAACCTGTTTGCCGAAGTCATGGATCGCTGCACCAAGGTCTTCGTCAATAATGCCAATATCATCAAGAAGATGAACTTCCCGCGCATCACCTTGCCGGTGATCGCCATCGGCTCAGCGCTGCTCAACAATGCCATCCTGTTCACCGTCATGATCGTGATCTTCTGGCTCCTGGGACACGAGATTGGTATTTCCTTCCTCGCAGTCCTTTATCTTGCGCCGATCATTGCCATGCTGGGTGCGGGGATGGGCATCATCCTCGGCGTCTTCAACGTCTTCATTCGAGATGTCGAACAGGTCGTCCCGATCGTGCTGCAGGTACTCTTCTGGTTCACGCCCATCGTTTATCCGATCACCGTAATCCCTCAACAATACGTCGATTACCTGCAGCTCAGCCCGATGTTTAAAATGGTCCGCTACTATCACGAGGCGATCGTCTATCATCGGTTTCCGCCGATCGAGAGCGCGCTTTGGCTTGGTGCCGGCGCCCTGATCCTTGGAATCCTCGCAATTGCCCTCTTCCGCCGGGCCAATGCCGACATGGTGGACGTGCTGTGA
- a CDS encoding GtrA family protein — MMAELFHRYRQFVIFCLIGAINTGVHFTVAIFLIEALAATQVVANSAAFLVANIGSYLANSVLNFKVSLSLSRYGRFLLSSLSVIILVLVVSAIADRYQIHYLYTLVALTILSPIMSFLMVRYFTFRP; from the coding sequence ATGATGGCTGAACTCTTCCACCGCTATCGGCAGTTCGTGATCTTCTGCCTGATCGGTGCCATCAACACAGGCGTTCATTTCACCGTGGCAATCTTCCTGATTGAAGCGCTTGCAGCCACTCAAGTTGTGGCCAATTCAGCCGCCTTTCTCGTTGCCAATATTGGCTCCTACCTGGCCAACTCAGTCCTCAACTTCAAAGTTTCCCTTAGTCTGTCCCGCTACGGGCGCTTTCTTCTGTCATCCCTGTCGGTCATCATCCTGGTTCTGGTTGTATCAGCCATCGCTGACCGCTACCAAATCCATTACCTCTATACGCTGGTGGCGCTGACGATCCTGTCGCCGATCATGAGTTTCCTGATGGTGCGGTACTTTACGTTTCGGCCATAA
- a CDS encoding glycosyltransferase family 2 protein, whose translation MSLSPEISIIVPCYNEAQGLKHFWARLCGVMKSLGSSWEAIFINDGSRDETIDILAGLKPPIGCTVHIIDFSRNFGKEAAVTAGLDNAAGQCAVVIDADLQHPPETIATMVEEWRKGAEVVLCKRSHRKSDPFLRTWFSNRFYKLSSRLFEVKIPQDVGDFRLMDRVVVEALFNLRENQRFMKGIFAWIGFRSVTIEFDVADREHGTSSFNLWKLLNFAVDGITSFTTVPLRLWFYIGFFLSILSLAYGTSIVFNALVFGNPVPGYPSLAAMVAFLGGIQLIGIGVLGEYIGRIFREVKRRPIYVVRRRTEIKNDDG comes from the coding sequence ATGAGCCTCTCTCCAGAAATCAGCATCATTGTTCCCTGCTATAACGAAGCCCAGGGTCTGAAGCACTTTTGGGCGCGCCTGTGCGGCGTCATGAAAAGCCTCGGCTCATCCTGGGAGGCGATCTTCATCAATGACGGGAGCAGGGATGAAACCATCGATATCCTGGCCGGCCTCAAGCCCCCCATAGGCTGTACAGTCCACATCATCGACTTCAGCCGAAACTTCGGGAAGGAAGCGGCCGTCACAGCTGGTCTGGACAATGCGGCCGGACAATGCGCTGTCGTCATCGACGCCGATCTGCAGCATCCTCCTGAGACTATCGCCACCATGGTCGAAGAATGGCGCAAAGGCGCGGAGGTGGTTTTATGCAAACGAAGCCACCGAAAGAGCGACCCCTTCCTGCGCACCTGGTTTAGCAACCGGTTCTACAAACTCTCGTCGCGTTTGTTCGAGGTCAAGATCCCCCAGGACGTCGGGGACTTCCGGCTTATGGATCGGGTTGTGGTCGAGGCCCTTTTCAACCTCCGCGAAAACCAGCGCTTCATGAAAGGCATTTTTGCCTGGATCGGCTTTCGAAGCGTCACGATCGAGTTCGATGTGGCCGATCGAGAACACGGCACTTCCAGCTTCAACCTTTGGAAGCTTCTCAATTTCGCGGTCGATGGGATCACGAGCTTCACCACTGTACCGCTGCGGCTGTGGTTTTATATCGGCTTCTTCCTGTCCATCCTTTCGCTTGCCTATGGCACAAGCATTGTCTTCAATGCTCTCGTTTTCGGTAACCCCGTCCCAGGCTACCCATCCCTGGCAGCCATGGTTGCTTTCCTGGGCGGCATCCAGTTGATTGGGATCGGAGTGCTCGGCGAATATATTGGGCGGATCTTTCGTGAGGTGAAGCGCCGGCCGATCTACGTGGTAAGACGCCGTACCGAAATCAAAAACGATGATGGCTGA
- a CDS encoding DUF6311 domain-containing protein yields the protein MFAKVMPRFTPPAASGGYGLALSALFGLLFALIITPPGFLDGTASYWQTQVEDIGQYQSGFTAYIRSPWTLPLLSIPSLNWPAGTVVTFVDAIPALALPWKILATFLPMPENPFGYWLAFCFIMQGVGAWYVIRQIQPNDWLALGLAVVFCVWMPSLAARMGHLSLQGHFILLFAVGLYFKTRLEQKTQIGQWTVLLLTAFYVNFYLTAMATVIMFACSLDFYWQTRRKKILVLHAVPLFAIALSVPPLLGTAFGKAVPDTGFGFYSMNLFSPIAYGNLLMFPFYRPGPGQYEGYNYLGLGLIIAIAVVWWLRNRMALESRAVIGPFLKVVMLLLFAYSLSNEVYASDVHLLRWNVPGFTEPLFEAFRSSGRFFWPISYLLVFLVILRLSTLSRPLFAGLAVLLVLVQAADLYPTFISIKSSLMRPANEPADLAVWNQTLAGVETIHAFPKFKCNGALMREIMPLQVVAAKGGYNLTTGFISRYGADCDAIESEIASSDPDTAAYVFTRAQFTDEQINRYKPEDARCTQLDIWIVCRKDPS from the coding sequence ATGTTCGCAAAGGTGATGCCGCGCTTCACGCCGCCCGCGGCCTCAGGTGGCTATGGGCTAGCCTTGAGCGCGCTTTTTGGCCTCTTGTTTGCTCTCATCATTACACCTCCTGGCTTTCTCGATGGGACTGCGAGCTACTGGCAAACCCAGGTTGAGGATATCGGGCAGTACCAATCGGGCTTCACGGCTTACATCAGAAGCCCTTGGACGCTCCCTCTTCTTTCTATTCCGTCCTTAAATTGGCCCGCCGGCACGGTCGTCACCTTCGTCGATGCGATCCCCGCGCTCGCACTCCCGTGGAAGATCCTCGCAACCTTCTTGCCCATGCCAGAAAATCCCTTTGGATACTGGCTGGCCTTTTGCTTCATCATGCAGGGGGTCGGCGCCTGGTACGTAATCCGTCAGATCCAGCCGAACGACTGGCTGGCCCTTGGACTGGCCGTCGTGTTCTGCGTCTGGATGCCTTCGCTGGCTGCCCGAATGGGGCACCTCAGCCTGCAGGGACATTTCATTCTGCTTTTCGCTGTTGGTCTGTATTTCAAGACGCGGCTTGAGCAGAAGACCCAGATCGGTCAATGGACGGTTCTTCTGCTGACAGCCTTCTATGTCAATTTCTATCTCACTGCGATGGCAACAGTGATCATGTTTGCCTGCAGCCTCGATTTTTACTGGCAAACGAGGCGCAAGAAGATCCTGGTGCTTCATGCCGTCCCGCTTTTTGCCATAGCCTTAAGCGTCCCCCCCCTCCTTGGGACCGCCTTTGGAAAAGCCGTCCCGGATACCGGTTTTGGCTTCTATTCCATGAACCTCTTTTCACCCATAGCCTATGGGAATCTCCTGATGTTCCCCTTCTATCGGCCTGGTCCAGGTCAGTATGAGGGATACAACTACCTCGGTCTTGGTCTCATTATTGCGATCGCCGTCGTCTGGTGGCTCAGGAACCGTATGGCTCTAGAGAGCCGCGCTGTCATCGGGCCCTTCCTGAAGGTCGTGATGCTGCTGCTTTTTGCCTATTCCTTGTCCAATGAAGTCTACGCAAGCGACGTCCATCTCCTTCGTTGGAACGTCCCCGGGTTCACCGAACCGCTTTTTGAAGCTTTCCGTTCCTCGGGCCGCTTCTTCTGGCCGATCTCCTATCTGCTTGTCTTCCTGGTTATCCTTCGGCTTTCCACGCTGTCGCGCCCGCTTTTTGCAGGACTTGCTGTTCTCCTTGTCCTGGTGCAGGCGGCCGATCTCTACCCAACCTTCATCTCTATCAAGTCTTCCCTCATGCGTCCGGCGAATGAGCCGGCCGATCTCGCCGTCTGGAACCAAACCTTGGCAGGTGTCGAAACCATTCATGCCTTCCCAAAATTTAAATGCAATGGTGCCTTGATGCGGGAAATCATGCCCCTGCAAGTTGTTGCGGCTAAGGGGGGATATAATCTGACAACCGGCTTCATCTCGCGATATGGCGCGGATTGTGATGCCATTGAGTCCGAGATTGCCTCATCCGATCCCGATACGGCAGCCTATGTCTTTACCCGAGCTCAATTCACCGATGAGCAGATCAACCGCTACAAGCCTGAAGATGCCCGTTGCACGCAGCTCGACATTTGGATCGTGTGCCGCAAGGATCCGTCATGA
- a CDS encoding helix-turn-helix domain-containing protein — protein MLARHGQGQGSETVELRQAAGTWLKEMREARGISQREMARILNLEYYTFISQLENGRGRIPSNRYRDFAAALGMDEKVFVKTLLMFYDPVSYEILFDGARKTS, from the coding sequence ATGTTGGCACGTCACGGCCAAGGCCAAGGCAGCGAAACCGTTGAGCTTCGGCAAGCTGCCGGCACCTGGTTGAAGGAAATGCGCGAAGCGCGCGGTATTTCCCAGCGCGAGATGGCACGTATCCTAAACCTGGAATATTACACTTTCATTTCTCAGCTGGAGAATGGCCGTGGCCGTATCCCCTCCAACCGCTACCGGGATTTCGCCGCAGCGCTTGGGATGGACGAGAAGGTGTTTGTAAAGACCCTGCTGATGTTCTACGATCCGGTCTCGTACGAAATCCTGTTCGACGGCGCACGCAAGACATCCTAA
- a CDS encoding DUF4214 domain-containing protein has translation MEPNELITQLYVGYYNRAPDPEGLNYWMGRLAAGVSLADIAESFATSPEAISTYPWLAVEEPTEAQVGAFLETIYQNMFNRSIDSDGLAYYSNQLLTGERTAGEIIASIQANANTNPNNTDGTILANKVEVGLAWALAAEAQPGFEYNAEAAASANSILDGVNATQASVDAALGIVEEFFDAPASLEGAIQALLEAREAQDAQAAEVADFLEGAYDNELVAAETTDTNGDGDVDAEDVIAADITDANDAAADALINASNGSIAGSGNAFNGLTDAAQEARIETARTDLQADIDAAQEDADDAAEALEDGVAEFAQEAQAASEALTEALNARDEQDDVTADTVTAANALVSDTTATDPVTFALTATAGEIEADDTNGAIAITELDGDTVKFSSNVALNAAGTAYVITFGTETATITKSYLDELLAAAQADYDAAEAVEDAQEALASAIVDALEAQDDNYDGSGVDYAALSADVITVNPDNSITLDYSDEVATGGALIDTYAAELVALADAEDALEEFEAAVVDWQGTDALADELEALQQEASDLADAVAYAEDQITNDENGTPAGLNTDLFETPGTVNFDAGDDVYLFTESTTATTINSFSVAGDDSIYFGAGYKLVALGDDDITDNVGNVGELEIFWKEVAGDLVLYVENETFAGNGSTSGDITTITLDGVSGDEVALVGGFLVEAEAAVA, from the coding sequence ATGGAACCGAATGAACTGATCACCCAGCTTTACGTTGGCTACTACAACCGCGCTCCCGATCCGGAAGGCCTGAACTACTGGATGGGCCGCCTGGCTGCCGGCGTTTCGCTCGCCGACATCGCTGAATCCTTCGCCACCTCCCCGGAAGCCATCTCGACCTATCCCTGGCTGGCCGTGGAAGAGCCGACCGAAGCTCAGGTTGGTGCCTTCCTCGAAACCATCTACCAGAACATGTTCAACCGTTCGATCGATTCTGACGGTCTGGCGTACTACTCCAATCAGCTGCTGACGGGCGAGCGCACGGCGGGTGAGATCATCGCCTCGATCCAGGCCAACGCCAACACCAATCCGAACAACACCGACGGCACGATTCTTGCCAATAAGGTCGAAGTCGGTCTGGCTTGGGCGCTCGCTGCTGAAGCTCAGCCGGGCTTCGAATACAATGCAGAAGCTGCCGCTTCGGCCAACTCCATCCTCGATGGTGTAAACGCCACGCAGGCTTCGGTTGATGCCGCTCTGGGCATCGTTGAAGAATTCTTCGATGCTCCGGCTTCGCTCGAAGGGGCTATCCAAGCGCTCCTCGAAGCTCGCGAAGCTCAAGACGCACAAGCTGCAGAAGTCGCTGATTTCCTAGAAGGCGCTTACGACAATGAGTTGGTTGCGGCGGAGACCACTGATACCAACGGTGATGGCGATGTCGATGCCGAGGACGTAATCGCAGCTGATATTACCGATGCAAATGATGCAGCGGCAGATGCGCTTATCAATGCATCCAATGGCTCGATCGCCGGCTCCGGCAACGCGTTCAACGGCTTGACTGATGCTGCTCAGGAAGCTCGCATTGAGACGGCACGTACTGACCTTCAGGCCGACATCGACGCTGCGCAAGAAGATGCTGACGATGCAGCTGAAGCTCTTGAAGATGGTGTCGCAGAGTTTGCTCAGGAAGCTCAGGCTGCTTCCGAAGCTCTGACTGAAGCCTTGAACGCTCGCGATGAGCAGGATGATGTGACGGCAGACACCGTAACGGCTGCCAACGCACTGGTAAGCGATACCACCGCTACAGATCCAGTTACCTTTGCATTGACTGCGACGGCTGGTGAAATTGAAGCTGACGACACGAATGGCGCTATCGCGATCACTGAGTTGGACGGCGACACAGTGAAGTTCTCTTCCAATGTTGCCCTGAACGCTGCTGGCACCGCGTACGTAATCACGTTCGGCACTGAAACCGCGACGATCACAAAGTCCTATCTCGATGAACTGCTGGCTGCCGCTCAGGCTGACTATGATGCAGCTGAAGCCGTTGAGGATGCTCAGGAAGCTCTGGCTTCCGCAATCGTCGATGCTCTTGAAGCTCAAGACGATAACTATGACGGTAGTGGTGTCGACTACGCAGCGCTCTCGGCTGACGTGATCACGGTCAACCCTGACAACTCGATCACGCTCGATTACTCCGACGAGGTGGCCACTGGCGGTGCTCTGATCGACACGTATGCCGCAGAACTCGTCGCTCTTGCTGATGCCGAAGACGCTCTGGAAGAGTTCGAAGCGGCGGTTGTCGATTGGCAGGGCACTGACGCACTCGCGGACGAGCTCGAAGCTCTTCAGCAAGAAGCTTCTGATCTTGCCGACGCTGTAGCCTATGCTGAAGATCAGATCACCAATGACGAGAATGGCACTCCTGCTGGTCTCAATACCGATCTGTTCGAGACGCCCGGCACTGTCAACTTCGACGCTGGTGACGATGTTTACCTGTTCACCGAATCGACAACAGCTACCACCATCAACAGCTTCAGTGTTGCCGGCGACGACAGCATCTACTTCGGTGCTGGCTATAAGCTCGTGGCTCTGGGTGACGACGACATCACCGACAACGTCGGCAATGTTGGCGAGCTGGAAATCTTCTGGAAGGAAGTGGCTGGCGATCTGGTTCTCTACGTCGAGAACGAGACCTTCGCTGGCAACGGCTCCACCTCTGGCGACATCACGACGATCACCCTTGATGGTGTGTCGGGCGACGAGGTTGCTCTCGTTGGTGGCTTCCTGGTCGAAGCCGAAGCGGCTGTTGCCTAA
- a CDS encoding type I secretion system permease/ATPase, with protein MATTTPLAAAYARFRAIVFTTFVFSFAINCLLFVAPLYMLQIYDRVLGTRNETTLLMISLIALFLMMVYGTLEFIRSRMLVRAGMQFDEVLSASIFSRAVKMRLANPNGGAEYVISDGNKIREFLTGTGIITFFDAPWTPLFIFVCFLFHTWLGYLALGGAIVIFALAVLNDYVTRQQLKDANTAAQGASQFAGAVLQNAEVIRSMGMERALGERWLERHGKMLDAQAGASDKAGAIMTFQKFFRMALQSSILGVGAYLAIQQEISPGIMIAASIMMGRALQPVEQGVAQWKQFVAARQAHERLKNLFTTVPGDEQRTELPAPRGHIAVEKLTSFAPGTKMPFLKGINFVLNPGETLAVIGPSGSGKSSLIRHIAGVWPAASGTVRIDGADISHWNAEQLGQHLGYLPQEVRLFAGTIAENISRFTSGESEAVVKAAIMAGVHDMILRLPSGYETQVGDNGQQLSGGQRQRVGLARAIYGSPKVVILDEPNSNLDSDGETALLAAVKAMKANGVTVILVTHKTNLLAISDRVLLMRDGALQAFTTPQEMLKPAANDPAKPAVAAKATQQIASQRA; from the coding sequence ATGGCCACGACGACTCCTCTTGCCGCCGCTTATGCCAGGTTCCGAGCTATCGTCTTCACCACCTTCGTCTTCAGCTTCGCCATCAATTGCCTGCTGTTCGTAGCACCGCTCTACATGCTGCAGATCTACGACCGCGTTCTGGGAACGCGAAACGAGACGACCCTGCTGATGATCTCGTTGATCGCGCTGTTCCTGATGATGGTCTATGGCACGCTGGAGTTCATTCGTTCCCGGATGCTGGTACGGGCCGGGATGCAGTTCGACGAGGTTCTTTCCGCCTCCATCTTCAGCCGCGCCGTAAAGATGCGTCTGGCCAACCCGAATGGTGGTGCGGAGTATGTGATCTCTGACGGCAACAAGATCCGCGAATTCCTCACCGGCACCGGGATCATCACCTTCTTTGATGCCCCCTGGACGCCCCTCTTCATCTTTGTCTGCTTCCTGTTCCACACCTGGCTTGGCTATCTCGCCCTTGGCGGCGCCATCGTCATCTTCGCACTCGCGGTGCTCAACGATTATGTTACGCGCCAGCAGCTGAAGGATGCCAACACGGCAGCGCAGGGAGCCTCGCAGTTTGCGGGGGCCGTTCTTCAGAACGCCGAGGTCATACGGTCCATGGGTATGGAACGGGCGCTGGGCGAGCGTTGGCTTGAGCGGCATGGCAAGATGCTTGATGCACAAGCCGGCGCCAGCGACAAGGCCGGCGCCATCATGACCTTCCAGAAGTTCTTCCGGATGGCGCTTCAGTCCTCCATACTCGGAGTGGGGGCCTATCTCGCTATCCAGCAGGAGATTTCCCCTGGCATCATGATCGCAGCATCGATCATGATGGGCCGCGCCTTGCAGCCTGTTGAACAGGGGGTGGCACAGTGGAAACAGTTCGTGGCAGCCCGCCAGGCCCATGAGCGCCTCAAGAACCTGTTTACAACCGTCCCCGGAGACGAGCAACGGACCGAACTTCCGGCGCCGCGTGGCCATATTGCGGTGGAGAAGCTTACCTCTTTTGCGCCAGGGACGAAGATGCCCTTCCTCAAGGGGATCAATTTTGTGCTGAACCCCGGTGAAACTCTGGCGGTGATTGGTCCTTCCGGCTCTGGCAAGTCTAGTCTTATTCGGCATATCGCGGGGGTCTGGCCAGCAGCCTCTGGAACCGTGCGGATCGATGGCGCCGACATCAGCCACTGGAACGCGGAGCAGTTAGGGCAGCATCTCGGCTATCTCCCCCAGGAGGTTCGCCTGTTTGCCGGCACCATCGCCGAGAATATCTCGAGGTTCACCAGTGGCGAATCCGAGGCCGTGGTGAAGGCTGCCATCATGGCCGGCGTTCACGACATGATCCTTCGCCTTCCGAGCGGCTACGAGACGCAGGTCGGCGACAATGGCCAGCAGCTTTCGGGCGGTCAGAGGCAGCGTGTGGGCCTAGCCCGAGCAATCTATGGCTCGCCAAAGGTGGTCATCCTCGACGAGCCGAACTCCAATCTCGACAGCGACGGTGAGACGGCACTGCTTGCGGCGGTCAAGGCGATGAAGGCGAATGGCGTCACCGTCATTCTGGTAACCCACAAGACCAATCTCCTGGCGATCAGCGACCGCGTTCTGCTGATGCGCGATGGTGCTCTGCAGGCATTTACGACGCCGCAGGAAATGCTGAAGCCAGCCGCCAATGATCCGGCGAAGCCGGCCGTCGCAGCTAAAGCAACGCAGCAAATTGCATCTCAGCGCGCGTGA